The Rhododendron vialii isolate Sample 1 chromosome 1a, ASM3025357v1 region cgatatataatttgcatattttcgattttggaagaagaagttatgaccgtttgaagttatgaccgtttgaattttcgttagtttgagggggttaaatgccaaaaaaaagttagaggggagtaagtgtacgcgaggcatagttagaggggggtaactataatttgcccttaAATGCCTCAACGATCTCATTCATCAACTCTTTCAGAACCTACGTCTCATTATTCTTCAGTAAGACCGGTTGTTCCTGCTCTCAACCGTCATTTAGTGCATGTTTacgagaaattattttttgcaaattttgagATTCTAGCTTTTTAGAATAAATTTGAAGTGTCaaccaaaaattctaaataaaAGATTCTCAGATTCTACAgattttgaaaagctaaaaaaaaaatgaaattctaaAAATTTCAAAGCTACTTCACATAATGCAGGTGCGAGCGTAAAAGCTTCTTTCAAAAACATCCAATAATCCAAACTGTTAAAGacttgaaatttaaaaagtgaGAATTGAAAAGGAGTTGTGCATGTTTGcgggaattttttttgcagattttgaaATTCTAGCTTTTGAAAAGAGTGTTTGCCGAAAATTCTAGATAACCAATACTTGGATTCTACATATTCTAAACagctaaaaaatgaataaaattctcaaaatttcaaagcttgatttgagtagCTTTTGGAATTCTACattcaaattctcaaaaaatgaaaaaaatgaataaaattctCACAATCTTGCAGCTGGAACATACCATTTTTTCAACTTCTACtagaattttgaatttaaattctGTAGCAAAATGTGAAGCCAAAATATAAAATCTGTATCCACAGTTATCACAAATATGCACAAAGCTCTGTGCATCTTACCAAGAAAAAGACCcgtttaagagcatctccaacaaaaCTTCTGAACATGGAACTACCGGAAATAGTTTCAAGCTTATTTCACAATTAATGGACATCTCTACAAATATAAAAGCTCTGCCCTATGGAATAATAATGTTCGGAAAAGTCAATATTACACCCCCTTTAATAGTGGGTACCCTATGCATTTATTACATGATTCATACACacttcataatattttggtatATTTCGTAACTCTCCGGCAAtaagattcgtaacatttttattaGAACTCAACATCTTGGGACATCTCGTAATTTTTACACTACAAaatcgtaacttttcaacaataaaattcATAACGTttatgattcgtaacattttctctaggATCATAACATCTTGGTGTTGTCGTATCTTTTACACTAAAATCGTAACTTTTTCAGCAATATGATTTATACCATTTCCTTTATGAATCAATACATTTTGGGAAcgcatatgatacacatcccAAAAATATGGCAACGGTCAAGCACAAATGTTAACGAATTGTAGGTACATTATGAGCCATCCGTAAGCTTGTCTCCGTTACAAAAATCCCAGGAAGATATTCAAACCTAAAGCAGAAAGCGAGATCAAATTTAGGAGTTAGTGGCCAAAAACAACCGTGAACCATTTACAAAATGATAAATCTAATTCGAAAGTTACTACATTAGTACAAATCATTATTAAAGCCTCTAGAGGTATCTCCCATCAAATTTCATGAAGTTAATTACAGTAACTGTCTAAACTGTACACTTTCGAATTATCTTATTGTGACTTGTGCTCTGTTTGCTTGGACAGCAACTGTGTAAACTGGACACTTTTGAAATATATTATTGCGACTCATGCTCCGTTTGCTTCGGCAGGCAAAAATGTACTCATGGCAAACGGCTGCTTCAGCCCTGAAAATGATGGTGCAAAGAAGACTATAACTCAAAGAATGCTGGttaaacaagaaaataattggGAGGTCAAAGTGAGGGTAATCACAACGAAGTAGTACCGAATCAACTACATGAGGCAACCCACATAATGAGCCCGAGGATACTTCCTTTGTAGTTGTGGCCATTGTACAAAGAATTTATCCGCCATGTGTAACTCGTAAAGAAGCAAGCCAGTTAAAGATAGCCTCCTCACCCTCGCTATACTCTCAACGTAAAAGGTAGATGACCATCTAATGCCCACAACCTGTCAACAACATCCAAAAGTTTCTCAATAAACTTAATTGCCAATTTACAGaaatcaaaaatcaagttgatgtATAAAGCTAGCAGAAATCGAAGTGTCTTAACCTTGAAAAAGAATGCAATCACACATAGAGGTAAACAAGTTCCAGGGCCGTTGCATAGAATCTATCAAAGaatccaaaaaaagaatttatcaaGTAGGATATTGAAGTGGAAGATATAAACTAAGACAAAAACACAGCTGTATCCTTGAAACAAAAAGCAACAGGTACAGTAGAGATTTAGTACCACTTGGGGTCTGATTTTAATCATTAGCCAGAGAGCATGAGCAATAGCCATTAAGGTTGTCCCGATAGAGGTTAAGTATGACTGGCCTACTTCACGGCTTCGGTATATTTGCATAAACTGGGCATTTTCTAGCACCCCTGTCTACAGGAAccaaaaactattttgaacaTATAATAAGTCAATAGTAACCGGAAAAAACTAGAGGATCCCCGATGCAGCAGATAACTTATCTGAGTACTATTTACAAGATAAAAAAGCAAGCATAATCCAACTATGTTGAGGAAACTTCATAAGCTATACAAAGAGAGTTTTCTGGATTTCAAATTCCTCGAAACCATGACACATAATACCACTAAAGTACTCTTTCTCCATGTGTACAACTACAGTAAATGTCCCTcctaacaaaccaaaccaaagaaaccAAGCCTTAATCCCCAATCAATTGGAGCGTCTACATGCATCCGTTTTCTCCATGGAGCTCTGGCAAGGGCATTGTTTTCCGTGATATCCAAAAACCCTTTATCCTTTGCACTACCATCTCTAAAGTCTATTTGGTGCTTCCATCTATGTAACCATATCGCTACTCCTAATTACCCCATCGGCTGATCTATGATAGAAATGTCTAAACCACCTTTATTCTCATCTTATCTTCTATCGGTGCTAATGTCCCTACTAAAACACggggaaaacaaaaacaccaaCATAAACCACAAAATCAGAGGAAATATAACTGGAAGTGAATAGTGCCAAGCTCCCTAACTTCAATTTCCACCAGTCTTCTTTGAACAAGTGAAGTTGTGACTCTTTAGTATTCAACAACATCAGGCATGTCAAAGAAACATAAACTGAACCTCCAAACAAATCCAATTCCAGAAGCGAGTTTAATTAGGAAGAGCTGAAGCATTTTCATCAGCACTCAGCAGTAGACGTGCGGcattttttttctgataagTAACAGTAGACATGCGACATTAGTAAGAGTATAATAATATCGTAGCAACATGCAGACACTTAAAGGATGAAAGCTTGCAATGACATTGAATGGAACTTCCGAGCACTAAATAAGTGGACATATGAAACTGGATGAAACTCAGGTTTACTACAACCACAAAAAGACCAGCAACTTAAGTTTACACCTTTGGAACTCTGCAACTGCATTCATATATACGTTATCTTTAGCAGATATCAGGCGGTAATGTTAATTTTCTTACATTTTCCTATTTGCAAAGGCACATTTCCGGCCAAAACATCAGATTTACATCTAATTCCTATCTCACTAGTTACTTCTTCAGTTTTCTTACTAGTTCTCAAAATGCAATTATTAAGTTATATAAATCCTTATACCTTATATAATAGAGTAGCTGAAACAAGCGATAGCTTACATTTTAGGGCAGCCATTCTGAATTCCTGAAATTTCAGAACGAGGGATAGAACGCAACAGATAAACAAATGTAAAACGTCATTTTTGAGTTACTTTGATTTGCTGAGTCTTGTAAGCATTTTGGAATGGGATTGGAGTCGTGTTACAGTGTCTTCTACATCCTAAAACAAGAATCCTCTCTCAATTTGACACACAAAGTTACATGCATATGCTACTTGCGGGAAAAAAATCACAATATTGACATCATCACAACTTGTCCGACCAAATTGATAgtacattttttacttttatttccaTGGAAAATCCTTCTTGATCTTCCCGAACAGCAGCAAGCTACACATGCACTCTAGCACAAGATGTATAAATGTCCTTCGCCAAAGGTTAAATAGTCCGAAATTACTGTAGCCTCATAAGACCATCTCTAACCTTTAGCTTTGACTCAAACTCAAGTACAAATCTGATTAAAAGCTTGATTTTATATGGAACACTCTAGTGGGAAGACTCATATCCAGGTGTAAATTTAAGTAAAAGCTTCACTAATCACGTAGTTTTAAATTCAGAAAGACACAAATTAACCTTCCAAAATTTGACTGAAGATTTTAAGTCTCCCTTGATTTGAGTAATTTGAGTACAGAAAATTCAGAAAGAAGTTTTAAACTTCAAAATCTCAGATGGGTATAGGTTTGAGTCCAGAAGTGGCGAGAGTTTAAGCGTTTTTTACCCAAAAGTTTTGAGTATAAAAAAATTGGTAAGAGCCTGAGATGCTCTAATGGCACAAGACTTGTTAATCAATAGAAACCAGATACAATACTAGATGATGGGTGGCAGGAGACTACAGCAACCCCCCAAAAATATAAGTAGATAGATGCAAGCATATGGAGGAAAAGATGGAATTGTTCCCGTGATGAACCAGGAGTTTTACTTGTATTTACATAAGAAACAATAATTATATACCAACATTCTAAGTTGTAACAGAATCTACCTTGTCAATCACGGAATTCTCAAACAAGTGTGCCTTCTGAAGACTCATATTATCTGTGGCGGCTGCAATGTAAAATCTAGGAGTAAAGCTGTCTGTATGCAGCACAGATAACAGATTGAGCATCTCTGCTGTATGACCTCCTACATTAGGATCGATTCCATCAGTAAGTTAAGAGGTAGTTCCAAGTAAGTCCAAACATAAGGAATTAACTTCAAACAAATGAGCAAACCTGAACCGAGAACAATGAGAGTACTAAGAGGTTGTGGAGACTTAGTATGAAGTGGTTTGATACTCCGGTATATGACATACGAAACCCGTATCACAACAAGTGCAATAGCGATAGTAATGAAATAAATGTACACATTCGATGCTGAAGCAGAGAAGCAACAGTTAATGCCATTCTCCATTGCAAGCATGAGGGTTCACTTCTCCTCTAAAAACAAGTACAGACACTTCACATTAAGATTAGAAACCAAGAAAAACATAGGAACgatagaaagaaaaaggggTACTTAATCAAATACATACTTAGGTAATATGTTCTCACTGTTACACCTGggattttttcaatttattaaagAAGAAAGCTCAATGTGATAAATCTGAAAACCAAATAAGTTAATGGTGATAAGCCAAAAATTTTGTTCATTTGCAATAAACATTTGTACTCAGCAAATCATCTACAGCACCGGTGACCATTGCTGGGCTTAAATCCATGTCTATTACGCAATAGAAAATCTATTTCAAAGTTTCGCAAAAAGAATCAAACAAGAAACTGACAAGCATCAACAATCATTGCTAACATTGATACAACCAACCAACAACCGTACTAGATGTCTCTAGCACATGCACTTTACAGGCTACTAACCCGAAGGACGAAGCAACCTACCCCGCGCGGATTTACGGACTTTCACCAACGGTGTCACAATTGACCCAAGTAGGTTTAAAGACTTTCACCGACGGCGTCAGAATTGACCCCACTCAAAATCACGAAACTATCATATtccaaaatatctcaaataGTTGGCCTCaagcccaaatcaaataaaatcaacCAAATTTCCTTGAATAACTCGCCCAAACGCTtcaaaataagccaaaatagGATAAGTTCAATGTAGTGTCCACAAAATATACTAACTAACAAGTACCTAAACCATATATCAAGTACCTTCCACTTAATTACTAAATTGACAAAGAAAATTAGACTTGGTATAGAAATATGCCATCTACGCTAATTGCTTTCTTCAAACTCAGTGCATAGTAATGACTAGCCCATGCTTAAGAGTAAAACAAAAGTCATAATTTCTCTAGCAAAGAGAACCCTATACATATGAATATCAATACAGTCAAAACGAAAACAGCATGACTCAAGCATAATTATGAATATTATTACCCCATCTCTAACGAAACTCATGTGTAGCAAACATATCCAAACAAATAAACTAGGGCTTACCCTATCATTTCATTAACTCTAACCAAAGCTCAAATTAAGTGCACACCAAGGCATACACACACCCATATTTAATCACTTAGCATAAATCCTACCTCAAAAGagagaaacctccaaaatgATGGAATCTCGAATTTCGGCCGACTGAGATTTCATTCGGATCAATGCGTGGCCCTCCGTCCGTAGATCACgtcttcttcttgcctttcctCGTAATTTTCAAGCCTTAGGCCTTCAATTTTTCGTTTGAACCACGCGGGTTTGAAGTTGGtaagagagagacgagagagagagagacgagacgAGAGAGAACAGAACCAgcagaaaaaaagaataaggaaaagGGGAAGATCGAGGGATCTTCTTATCACAATTGGTTTATAAGTGTAAAATTTACACTACATACCCCTCTAGTTACTTAGGCCTTCCATCAACTCCTACAATTTATAAGTAGCTACACTAAGGAGTCGTTCCAGTTTTAGaaaaagtgggttttttttggtccaaaaaGAAGGGTGAGTCCAGATCTCGAATAAGGAAAAGGGGAAGATCGAGGGATCTTCTGATCACAATTGGTTTATAAGTGTAAAATTTACACTACATACCCCTCTAGTTACTTAGGCCTTCCATCAACTCCTACAATTTATAAGTAGCTACACTAAGGAGTCGTTCCAGTTTTAGaaaaagtgggttttttttggtccaaaaaGAAGGGTGATTCCAGATCTTGAgccttccttttttttgaaaaatgttcggccaaaatgacgtcgttttggtcGAAGTTCCCCACAGTCCGCGAGTGAAATGGCCATACTGTCCTTGCCCCATTTTTCTCTCCCAGGGCTTCAGTCTACGTTCACAACAGAAAAACCCCAGCCGCTACTGCAGCCCTCCCTCGTCTCCACAGCCAGAAGTCCCCGTCCCTCTCCCCCTCGccgccctctctctccccctctccagAAGTCGAAACGGGCCTTAACTCGTAGCAGCCGCTACTGTAGCTCGGTGGTCCTGCCGGACGACTGTAGCACTCGCTCCAAGTgagttcccctctctctctctttccccttgTCTTCACAAGCATTAGATCTGTGTTTTTTACGGCCTTGTCGTCGTCGTTTGCGTCCGGCGAAGGTAAGAAAGGTTACCCGTCCCTCTCTTGCCTTCTTCGTCTGGTGTAacgatttttgggttttccgGCACCGACGGCGAGGAATGTGGCCGGAATCTCGCACTGTTTTCAGATTACTCCAATTGGGTTTTGATGCTGGATTTTCATATATTGTGTGCGTTTGATTCAAAAGTTTTCATATTGCTCCGTCTGGGTTTTATTTTCAATGTGGATCTTTAGTGTACCCAAATAGAAGTTAAAATCAATAGAGTTTGGCGGTGGTTTTGATTTCGTGAATTTTGGATGTCGGTGGCCGGTGGTTTTTATTTCGATTTTCCAGCTGATTTGGATTGGGATGTCGGTGGTTTTACTGCCAGTTTGTATTGCATGTTTTGGTTGTTGAAGTAATTAGCAGATGGTTAGCTTGATTTACATTTGTCTACAACTCCATCTTTCCCTCAAACTGGTTCATGTAATTGATTACTTGttgcttgttctttttttttttttttttcattttcctccaAATGTTGCGTATGAAAGTCATGGGATTGAAATGTAGTTTATACTTTTTCATGGGTACTGCCATCTTATGAAAAGCAACATGTACTTGGTCATCCAGAGTACATGTGGAAGGACCTTTTGAGATATTAACTTCCCTTTCTGTACATCAAGATACTTCTTATAGAATCATTGCATTGACAAGCATTATGACACCTACTGACAAAGAGAAGAACTCGTTCATATTAGTCACACTTGCATATCAATCCTGCATTGTCCATAGATGTCAATCTGCGTGTTATTTCCTCTGCATTTGACAACATATGAAGCCATATTTGTTAGCTGGAGGTAAGTATTACAGCTTTTGAAGCCTCCGTCATCTGTGTTGATAATTGATATATTGACAAACACATTGATTATGTTGGTGACCTCCCATATTTTGGAATGAAGAATATTTTTAATAGTGGTTATCTTTTTGCAAGTCACTATGCTGGTAATTTATACGTTATTAAGCCTACGGTCTCAAACGTACGACTATTGACCTTAGGTTAAGTCGTCCTACAAACGTGACTACGTACTAAACAACATAATTTGCTTAGGATGTCATTCAgtctattggagatgctctaagggtgCGTTCTTTTCACAAAGAACAGTTTACATAGATATGTACTGTTTCAGTAGTCTACAATTAGATTTTTTAGAGAATCTAATGTCTCTCATACTGCAATATCTCATCATTTAGCAAATGCGAGTTGTTTGGGACTAGTCTGCAAGTCAGTATAATTTGAACAATGTAGTCTTAGACAACTCAACTTCCTGCTATTTCCTCTGCAttaatttcatttggtttttgttattgtttCGAAATTGTTATCATGTCATTTTCTTAGTCCGGTTTCAATGTGTCACCGAGCGTTCCTTATCCTGCATTTGTCTAGTACGAGGATAGAGAACTTAAAATTACCATATTGTTACCCCAACATTCTAATTGTCCACAACCTGTTTTCCATATTAGAGTTATAACAAATTTCCCAATCACTCCACATGGCTTCCGCTGCGTCCAATGCCACCTCTACATGGCCCACAAGGCTATGCATTTATGGAGCTGGTCCTTGCATTCCAAGAAAATCTGGCTCCCGCGCAAAGCACCCTGGCTAGTGGTACTATGACTGCCCTGGTGACCCTGTAAGCCTCTCACTTCTTGTGACCTTCACttaggaaaatgatttaaagggtgttccactttctcaaaAAAGGAACTTCTAGAAAAAAAAGggacttttagaaaaaaagagggtaatttaaagctcaaatataataaaaatgaaaagctcaaatataataaaaatggaaaataattttttaatttttttgcaccgtttaaaagatttcaatgagatctatcaaacaagttcACCAttgtaggaaaattatttacgtaaacatatgatttttgagcttaaaattaccttctttttttaaaagttactttttttaaaaagcggAACACCCCCTTAAACAATCTTTGTTGTGaccttttatttgtttattttctgaGTAGCCTTGCCGGGAGTGGAATGGTTGGTGCAATGAAAGCATTCCGAATGTCACCCATTTTCAAGATGATAGGTCATTCCATTTCACGAAGTCATCCGAAGCTTACAACTTCAACGGCCAGAACTTAAGTCAACGCATGTTAGCTTTAGAAAATGCCGTCCGGACCTTAATGCTTATTGGAATTGTAATTTGTGTCCTACTACTTGTTGTCCTACTGCGTATGCCATTGTAaaagtttggattaaaaagttaaagtTAACTTAACGAAAGTCTTTAGCCATGCCAATGCGTTCAAATATGcactaaattttaaaatgaaagacaagAATTAAGTTAACTCCACTTTTGTAATCCAAACCCACTTGTACTATGTGTTTTCCTATGTACGTTTTTTTGTAATACTCGTACTGCATAAGACCTTGTAATATTGTAGAAATCGATGTCATATTTGGGACTTCTACTGTGTTTCAGATGAATGAATGGGTTTGCTAGTTATGTAAATGTGTTCGGGCACATTATTGTAATATGAACTTTTGTACCTAAACAACTATGTTGTTTTTTTCCAAAGCATGTCGTCACCGGGAGGTGGACGTGGTAAGGGAATTAGGTCAACCCCCCACAAAGCCATCTTGCAGCCTTCAGAAGAGCAAAACTTCTCGCAGGTTTCACCGCGACGACAATTATTGCAGTCTTATGAACAACCACACTTCTCCCATTATTATGACCAACCGAACTTCGACCAGGCTGCACAAGAAGCCAGCTTTTTGCAGTCCTCACAACATACACATACTAGCATGTTGTCACCGAGCGTTGGACGTGGGAGGGGCATGAGGGCAAGCCCCCGTAAGACCTTCTCCCATGCCTCACGACAACCAAACTTCTCTTTGGTCAGGAGCTGGTAGTGGAGCTCCATTGTGGAGTACGTCAAACGCAGGTCTCTTTTGTAATGAAGAGACTGAATATGGGAGTTGTTACGGTGGGACTGGCCACGGGAGTTCGTCCAATTAGTGCGGTGGGTTTCAGAATGAAGGTACCGAAGATGGGGGTGAATATGGTGCAAGTGAAACGGAAGAGGAGGATCCCATGGAAACCGACGAAAGTTTGTtacttgaagatgaagatgatgtTCCTGAACATGTCGCACACGCTGTCTACGAGAAAGATGTGCAATATCTTGAAATGCTTAAGAATCATGCACTTCAATACGTCCCAGTTGAGATTGTGAGGATACCGTACCATACGTCTACACACAACGATTTTGATTGGGTGATGTCAGTCTTAACTTGCCCAAATGCTAGAAGGTGTCCTGAAAACTTCTCCATGACAAGCAAAGTTTTCGTGAAGCTATGCGAGGAATTGGTTTTCAAATACGGCTTCCACACAATACGAAGACATGCAATCGGAATTTTTGAGAGCATCGCAATGTTTTTATGCATATTGCGTGGATGCTCCTTAAAACTCGTGGGGGAGTTATTAAACCGTGGGCAGGCTACCTGTTCAAGGCAAATCAATAAAGTATTGGTTTGTGTGACGCGTATGGCCAAAGAAGAGATTCAACCGCGCGATAATCACCCACATTCTTACTTGTCACATAGACCTTAGTATAGACATTTCATGGTAAGTTAGAAGGCTGTATATTAATTTGCCGTACTTTGGTAATGTTAAGAAAAAAACCATATAGTATTTGACGTCACCCCAGTAAACTAATGTGTTATGTACATCATTCACAAGATTGCATTGGGGCGATGGATGGTACGCATGTATTTTGCAACCCGCCGCCGAAAGATGCCACAAAATATTTTGGTCGCAAGGGTGGCCACACGATGAACATAATAGCCATTTGCGATTTTGATCTCTGCTTCACATTTGCCTCAACTAGATGGGAGGGATCG contains the following coding sequences:
- the LOC131317749 gene encoding UDP-N-acetylglucosamine transferase subunit ALG14 isoform X1; translated protein: MLAMENGINCCFSASASNVYIYFITIAIALVVIRVSYVIYRSIKPLHTKSPQPLSTLIVLGSGGHTAEMLNLLSVLHTDSFTPRFYIAAATDNMSLQKAHLFENSVIDKEFRMAALKCKLSLVSATLLYKTGVLENAQFMQIYRSREVGQSYLTSIGTTLMAIAHALWLMIKIRPQVILCNGPGTCLPLCVIAFFFKVVGIRWSSTFYVESIARVRRLSLTGLLLYELHMADKFFVQWPQLQRKYPRAHYVGCLM
- the LOC131317749 gene encoding uncharacterized protein LOC131317749 isoform X2: MLAMENGINCCFSASASNVYIYFITIAIALVVIRVSYVIYRSIKPLHTKSPQPLSTLIVLGSGGHTAEMLNLLSVLHTDSFTPRFYIAAATDNMSLQKAHLFENSVIDKTGVLENAQFMQIYRSREVGQSYLTSIGTTLMAIAHALWLMIKIRPQVILCNGPGTCLPLCVIAFFFKVVGIRWSSTFYVESIARVRRLSLTGLLLYELHMADKFFVQWPQLQRKYPRAHYVGCLM
- the LOC131317783 gene encoding uncharacterized protein LOC131317783, whose amino-acid sequence is MPPLHGPQGYAFMELVLAFQENLAPAQSTLASGTMTALVTLLAGSGMVGAMKAFRMSPIFKMIACRHREVDVVRELGQPPTKPSCSLQKSKTSRRFHRDDNYCSLMNNHTSPIIMTNRTSTRLHKKPAFCSPHNIHILACCHRALDVGGA